One segment of Paraburkholderia bonniea DNA contains the following:
- the dnaJ gene encoding molecular chaperone DnaJ → MAKRDYYEVLGVAKNASDDEIKKAYRKLAMKHHPDRNPDNKDAEEHFKEVKEAYEMLSDGQKRAAYDQYGHAGVDPNMAGAGGQGFGGFADAFGDIFGDIFGQAAGGGSRGGRGGPQVYRGADLRYSMEITLEQAAHGYDTQIRVPSWVSCEICHGSGAKTGTKAETCPTCNGSGAVRMSQGFFSIQQTCPKCHGSGTYIPDPCANCHGAGKVKETKTLEVKIPAGIDDGMRIRSSGNGEPGLNGGPSGDLYVEIHIKAHSVFERDGDDLHCQMPIPFTTAALGGEIDVPTLAGRASFTVPEGTQSGKTFRLRGKGIKGLRSSIAGDLYVHVQVETPVKLTETQRDLLQQFEKSLVEGGARHSPQSKGWFDRVKSFFD, encoded by the coding sequence ATGGCGAAACGGGATTATTACGAGGTTCTGGGCGTTGCAAAGAACGCGAGCGACGACGAAATCAAGAAGGCTTATCGCAAGCTGGCGATGAAGCATCACCCTGACCGCAATCCGGACAACAAGGATGCGGAAGAGCATTTCAAGGAGGTGAAGGAAGCCTACGAAATGCTCTCGGATGGGCAAAAGCGTGCAGCGTATGACCAGTACGGCCACGCGGGCGTTGATCCCAACATGGCAGGCGCAGGTGGTCAGGGTTTTGGCGGATTTGCCGACGCGTTCGGCGATATTTTTGGCGACATCTTTGGCCAGGCGGCAGGCGGTGGTTCACGCGGTGGCCGTGGCGGCCCGCAGGTGTATCGCGGCGCTGATCTGCGCTACAGCATGGAGATCACGCTGGAGCAGGCCGCGCATGGTTACGACACGCAAATTCGCGTGCCAAGCTGGGTTTCGTGTGAGATCTGCCACGGCTCGGGCGCGAAAACCGGCACCAAGGCGGAAACCTGCCCGACCTGTAACGGCTCAGGCGCAGTGCGGATGTCGCAGGGCTTTTTCAGCATTCAGCAAACCTGTCCGAAATGCCATGGCAGCGGCACGTATATTCCGGACCCATGCGCGAACTGCCACGGTGCTGGCAAGGTAAAAGAAACCAAAACCCTGGAAGTGAAAATTCCAGCGGGGATTGACGACGGCATGCGGATTCGTTCGTCGGGCAACGGCGAGCCTGGGCTCAACGGTGGTCCTTCGGGTGATCTGTATGTCGAGATTCACATCAAGGCTCACTCGGTGTTCGAGCGCGACGGTGACGATCTGCATTGCCAGATGCCGATTCCGTTCACGACAGCCGCGCTCGGGGGCGAGATTGATGTGCCGACGCTGGCTGGCCGGGCTAGCTTTACGGTGCCGGAAGGCACGCAGTCGGGCAAGACGTTTCGTTTGCGGGGCAAGGGCATCAAGGGCTTGCGTTCGAGTATCGCGGGTGACCTGTATGTTCACGTTCAGGTTGAAACGCCAGTCAAGCTCACCGAGACCCAGCGCGATTTGCTGCAGCAGTTCGAAAAATCACTGGTCGAAGGTGGCGCGCGGCATAGCCCGCAAAGCAAAGGCTGGTTTGACCGGGTGAAGAGCTTTTTCGATTAG
- the dnaK gene encoding molecular chaperone DnaK, with protein sequence MGRIIGIDLGTTNSCVAIMEGNQVKVIENLEGARTTPSVIAYMADNEILVGAPAKRQSVTNPKNTLYAIKRLIGRRFDEKEVQKDIALMPYSIIKADNGDAWVEVNGEKLAPPQISAEVLRKMKKTAEDYLGEPVTEAVITVPAYFNDSQRQATKDAGRIAGLEVKRIINEPTAAALAFGLDKAEKGDRKIAVYDLGGGTFDVSIIEIADVDGEMQFEVLSTNGDTFLGGEDFDQRIIDYIIGEFKKEQGVDLSKDVLALQRLKESAEKAKIELSSGQQTEINLPYITADASGPKHLNLKITRAKLEALVEELIDRTIEPCRMAITDAGVKVSEIDDVILVGGMTRMPKVLEKVKEFFGKEPRRDVNPDEAVAVGAAIQGQVLSGDRKDVLLLDVTPLSLGIETLGGVMTKMITKNTTIPTKHAQVYSTADDNQGAVTIKVFQGEREMAARNKLLGEFNLEGIPPAPRGTPQIEVTFDIDANGILHVGAKDKATGKENRITIKANSGLSEAEIEQMVKDAELNAEEDHKLRELADTRNQGDALAHSTKKALAEYGDKLEAGEKEKIEAALKDLEEALKSATSDKAELEAKIETLSTASQKMGEKMYADMQAAQGAAGAAAGGAGHAAGSAQPQDDVVDADFKEVKKD encoded by the coding sequence ATGGGCAGAATCATCGGTATTGACCTGGGCACCACGAACTCGTGCGTCGCCATCATGGAAGGCAATCAGGTCAAGGTTATTGAAAACCTCGAAGGTGCGCGCACTACGCCGTCCGTCATCGCTTATATGGCCGACAACGAAATTCTGGTTGGCGCTCCCGCCAAACGCCAGTCGGTCACCAATCCAAAAAACACGCTGTACGCGATCAAGCGCCTGATCGGCCGCCGCTTTGACGAAAAAGAAGTGCAAAAAGACATCGCGTTGATGCCTTACTCAATCATCAAGGCTGACAACGGCGATGCATGGGTCGAGGTGAATGGCGAGAAGCTAGCACCGCCGCAAATTTCGGCGGAAGTGCTGCGCAAGATGAAGAAAACCGCCGAAGACTACCTGGGCGAGCCGGTCACCGAAGCCGTGATTACCGTTCCTGCGTACTTCAACGACAGCCAGCGTCAGGCCACCAAAGACGCGGGCCGTATTGCGGGGCTGGAAGTCAAGCGGATCATCAATGAACCAACTGCTGCGGCACTGGCGTTTGGTCTGGATAAAGCTGAAAAGGGCGATCGCAAGATTGCGGTGTATGACCTGGGCGGCGGCACGTTCGACGTCTCGATCATCGAAATCGCTGACGTTGATGGCGAAATGCAGTTTGAAGTGCTGTCCACCAATGGCGATACGTTCCTCGGCGGTGAAGACTTTGACCAGCGCATCATTGATTACATCATTGGCGAGTTCAAGAAAGAGCAGGGCGTGGATTTGTCGAAAGACGTGCTCGCGCTGCAACGCCTGAAAGAGTCGGCGGAAAAAGCCAAGATCGAGTTGTCGTCGGGTCAGCAGACTGAAATCAATCTGCCGTACATCACCGCTGATGCGTCAGGTCCGAAGCACTTGAACCTGAAAATCACCCGCGCCAAGCTGGAAGCGCTGGTGGAAGAGCTGATCGACCGCACCATCGAACCTTGCCGCATGGCAATTACCGATGCGGGCGTGAAGGTTAGCGAAATCGACGACGTGATTCTGGTCGGCGGCATGACGCGTATGCCGAAGGTGCTGGAAAAGGTGAAGGAGTTCTTCGGCAAGGAGCCACGCCGTGACGTGAACCCGGATGAAGCCGTGGCCGTGGGTGCTGCGATTCAGGGGCAGGTGTTGTCGGGCGATCGCAAGGACGTGCTGCTGCTGGACGTGACGCCGTTGTCACTTGGCATCGAAACCCTCGGTGGGGTGATGACCAAGATGATCACCAAGAACACGACCATCCCGACCAAGCACGCTCAGGTGTATTCGACGGCAGACGACAACCAGGGTGCGGTCACCATCAAGGTGTTCCAGGGTGAGCGCGAAATGGCAGCACGCAACAAGCTGCTGGGCGAGTTCAACCTTGAAGGCATTCCACCTGCTCCACGTGGCACGCCGCAAATCGAGGTGACTTTCGATATCGACGCCAACGGCATCTTGCATGTCGGCGCGAAAGACAAAGCCACTGGCAAGGAAAACCGCATCACGATCAAGGCAAACTCAGGTCTGTCTGAAGCCGAGATCGAACAGATGGTGAAGGATGCGGAACTCAACGCTGAAGAAGATCACAAGCTGCGCGAACTAGCCGATACCCGTAACCAGGGTGATGCGCTGGCACACAGCACGAAGAAGGCGCTGGCCGAATATGGCGACAAGCTTGAGGCGGGCGAGAAAGAAAAGATCGAAGCTGCGTTGAAAGACCTTGAAGAAGCGCTGAAAAGCGCGACGAGCGATAAGGCCGAGCTCGAAGCCAAAATCGAAACGCTGTCGACGGCTTCGCAAAAAATGGGCGAGAAGATGTATGCCGACATGCAGGCCGCCCAAGGTGCCGCAGGCGCAGCCGCCGGTGGCGCAGGTCATGCCGCAGGCAGTGCACAGCCACAGGATGACGTGGTCGACGCTGACTTCAAGGAAGTAAAGAAAGACTAA
- the grpE gene encoding nucleotide exchange factor GrpE translates to MENKQENPSGLHPNSAEERSHEADSIEQGASSIEAELADAQAKIAELQESFLRAKAETENARRRAQDDVAKAHKFAIESFAEHLLPVIDSLEAALEHASTDLDKVREGVELTLRQLTGALEKGRVVALNPIGEKFDPHQHQAISMVPSEQEANTVVSVLQKGYVIADRVLRPALVTVSQPK, encoded by the coding sequence ATGGAAAACAAGCAAGAGAACCCATCAGGCCTGCATCCCAATTCTGCGGAAGAGCGCTCCCACGAAGCCGATAGCATCGAACAGGGCGCTAGTTCAATCGAAGCCGAACTGGCCGATGCCCAGGCAAAAATCGCCGAGCTGCAGGAGAGTTTTCTGCGAGCCAAGGCCGAAACAGAAAATGCCCGCCGCCGCGCCCAGGACGATGTTGCCAAGGCGCACAAGTTTGCTATCGAAAGTTTCGCTGAGCATTTGCTGCCAGTGATCGACAGCCTTGAAGCGGCGCTTGAGCATGCGTCAACCGATCTGGACAAAGTGCGTGAAGGCGTCGAGCTGACCTTGCGTCAGCTCACCGGCGCACTTGAAAAGGGCCGCGTCGTCGCACTCAATCCGATAGGCGAGAAATTTGATCCCCATCAGCATCAGGCGATTTCAATGGTGCCCTCCGAGCAGGAAGCCAACACCGTGGTTTCCGTGCTGCAAAAGGGTTACGTGATTGCCGACCGGGTTTTGCGCCCGGCGCTCGTCACGGTGTCGCAGCCAAAGTGA
- the panB gene encoding 3-methyl-2-oxobutanoate hydroxymethyltransferase: protein MSYLQDTSRNAITVPKLQAMHDAGEKIAVLTCYDASFAGLLDRAGVDVLLIGDSLGNVLQGHATTLPVTLADIAYHTACVARAKPAALIVADLPFGTYGTPAEAFANAVTLMQAGAQMVKLEGGEWLADTVRFLIERAVPVCAHIGLTPQSVHAFGGFKVQGKTDAGAAQLRRDVLALQAAGAQLVVIEAIPTLLAAELTQHLSIPTIGIGAGVNCSGQVLVLHDMLGIYPGKRPRFVKDFMQGRPDILAAVQAFVHEVKEGVFPGPEHTF, encoded by the coding sequence ATGAGTTATCTGCAGGACACAAGCCGCAACGCCATTACCGTCCCGAAGCTGCAAGCGATGCACGATGCGGGTGAAAAGATCGCCGTACTAACTTGTTACGACGCGAGCTTTGCCGGGCTACTGGATCGCGCCGGAGTCGACGTATTGCTGATCGGCGATTCGCTCGGCAACGTGCTGCAAGGCCACGCGACCACCCTGCCAGTCACGCTGGCGGATATCGCGTATCACACCGCTTGCGTCGCACGAGCGAAGCCAGCCGCGCTCATCGTCGCAGATCTGCCCTTTGGCACCTACGGCACACCGGCTGAGGCGTTCGCCAATGCGGTCACCCTGATGCAGGCAGGCGCGCAAATGGTCAAGCTCGAAGGAGGGGAGTGGCTCGCAGATACCGTGCGTTTTCTGATTGAGCGGGCTGTGCCGGTATGCGCTCATATCGGGCTGACGCCACAGTCCGTGCATGCGTTTGGCGGCTTCAAGGTGCAAGGCAAAACCGATGCAGGCGCAGCCCAGTTGCGCCGCGATGTGCTCGCACTGCAAGCCGCAGGCGCGCAACTGGTGGTGATTGAGGCGATTCCGACGCTGCTAGCCGCCGAACTCACACAACACCTCAGCATCCCGACCATTGGCATTGGAGCGGGCGTTAACTGTTCAGGCCAGGTGCTGGTGCTGCACGACATGCTGGGCATTTACCCAGGCAAACGGCCGCGCTTCGTGAAGGATTTTATGCAGGGACGGCCGGATATTCTGGCCGCCGTTCAGGCCTTCGTGCATGAAGTAAAAGAAGGCGTCTTTCCTGGACCCGAACATACGTTTTGA
- the hemH gene encoding ferrochelatase, giving the protein MRFDLERPSQPTASHRVAVLLINLGTPDAPTPRAVRRYLAQFLSDRRVVEIPPVLWQIILRLLILPLRGRTSAKKYASVWLPEGSPLRVHTEKQTEGLRHLLQINGYAVPVEYAMRYGTPSIPAMLNQLKLAGAERVLLMPMYPQYSSSTTATAFDAAFAALRRMRNQPEIRTVRHYADHPSYIAALAAQVQNYWHVHGRPDFAAGDRLVLSFHGVPKSTLDLGDPYHSQCQVTAALLIQALGLSTVECRVTFQSRFGRAEWLQPYTAPTLKELGAACVGRVDVFCPGFTADCLETIEEIGMEVCEEFKQAGGKVFHRIPCLNSSTAWIAALGEIVAQNLQGWPVHTPPVPGASS; this is encoded by the coding sequence ATGCGTTTCGATCTAGAGCGTCCATCGCAGCCCACCGCGTCACATCGTGTTGCAGTTTTGCTGATTAATCTCGGCACGCCAGATGCACCCACACCACGCGCGGTACGCCGTTATCTCGCACAGTTTTTATCTGACCGGCGTGTGGTTGAAATTCCGCCGGTGCTCTGGCAAATCATTTTGCGTTTGCTGATCCTGCCGCTGCGTGGCCGCACGTCGGCCAAAAAATACGCCTCGGTGTGGTTGCCGGAAGGCTCGCCGTTGCGGGTTCACACTGAAAAACAGACCGAAGGCCTGCGCCATCTGCTGCAAATCAATGGCTACGCGGTGCCGGTCGAATACGCGATGCGTTATGGCACCCCCAGCATTCCCGCGATGCTGAATCAACTGAAGCTCGCAGGCGCTGAGCGCGTGCTGCTGATGCCGATGTATCCGCAATATTCTTCATCCACTACAGCCACGGCTTTTGATGCCGCTTTCGCGGCGTTGCGGCGCATGCGCAATCAGCCCGAAATCCGCACGGTGCGTCATTACGCCGATCACCCGTCCTATATCGCCGCGCTCGCAGCACAAGTGCAGAACTACTGGCATGTGCATGGCCGGCCGGATTTTGCCGCGGGCGACCGGCTGGTGCTGAGCTTTCATGGCGTGCCGAAGAGCACACTCGATCTGGGCGACCCGTATCACAGCCAGTGCCAGGTCACTGCTGCATTGCTGATCCAGGCGCTGGGCTTGAGCACGGTCGAATGCCGCGTGACGTTTCAGTCACGCTTTGGCCGGGCCGAATGGCTCCAGCCTTATACCGCGCCGACGCTAAAAGAACTGGGCGCAGCCTGTGTTGGGCGGGTGGATGTGTTTTGTCCAGGATTTACCGCCGATTGCCTTGAAACCATTGAAGAAATCGGCATGGAAGTGTGTGAGGAGTTCAAACAGGCGGGCGGTAAGGTGTTCCACCGGATTCCATGCCTGAATTCCTCTACCGCATGGATCGCCGCCCTCGGCGAGATCGTGGCGCAAAACCTCCAGGGCTGGCCGGTGCATACGCCGCCAGTGCCTGGCGCTAGCTCATGA
- the folK gene encoding 2-amino-4-hydroxy-6-hydroxymethyldihydropteridine diphosphokinase: protein MTVAYLGLGANLGDARQTLKDAVVCLAQQHTLTVLAKSSLYRTAPIDARGDDFYNCVVKLDTALPVRHLLALCHKIEHHFGRERPFRNAPRTLDLDILLYGEHCIDEPDLIVPHPRLSARAFALAPLVEIDATLTIPRHGRAETLLAAVASQRIERMKSPCQCPAQAGTSGSGVDSQTAPTSENCS from the coding sequence ATGACGGTTGCTTATCTCGGCCTCGGCGCGAATCTCGGTGATGCGCGCCAGACCCTGAAAGACGCGGTAGTGTGCCTTGCCCAGCAACACACACTCACCGTGCTCGCCAAATCAAGCCTGTATCGCACCGCGCCGATTGATGCCCGTGGTGACGATTTCTACAATTGCGTCGTCAAACTCGACACCGCGCTGCCAGTGCGCCATCTGCTGGCGCTATGCCACAAGATCGAACATCATTTCGGCCGCGAGCGGCCGTTTCGCAACGCCCCTCGCACACTAGACCTCGACATCCTGCTGTACGGTGAGCATTGCATCGACGAGCCCGATCTGATCGTGCCGCATCCACGCCTGAGCGCCCGCGCGTTTGCGCTGGCACCGCTGGTTGAAATCGACGCCACGCTCACCATTCCACGGCATGGCCGCGCTGAAACCCTGCTCGCGGCTGTCGCCAGCCAGCGTATCGAACGGATGAAGTCCCCCTGCCAGTGCCCAGCGCAAGCTGGCACATCTGGCTCTGGCGTGGACAGCCAGACCGCCCCCACCAGCGAAAACTGCTCATGA
- the hrcA gene encoding heat-inducible transcriptional repressor HrcA: protein MLDPRAQTLLKTLIERYIADGQPVGSRTLSRFSGLELSPATIRNVMSDLEELGLVTSPHTSAGRVPTPRGYRLFVDTMLTVESAADEEAVMRVVQTTLQAGEPQKIVAAAASVLSSLTQFAGVVLTPRRSHVFRQIEFMRLSDKRILLIIVTPEGDVQNRIMATQRDFSPSQLTEASNYINAHFGGLSFDEVRRRLREEIDELRGDMTTLMHTAVTASTDAADTGETLLISGERNLLEVADLSSDMARLRKLFDVFDQKTSLLQLLDVSSHAQGVQIYIGGESTLVPLEEMSVVTAPYEVNGKVVGTLGVIGPTRMAYNRVIPIVDITARLLSLTLNQK, encoded by the coding sequence ATGCTAGATCCTCGCGCACAAACTCTGCTTAAAACCCTGATCGAACGCTATATCGCTGACGGCCAGCCAGTAGGCTCGCGCACGCTGTCGCGTTTTTCCGGTCTGGAACTGAGCCCGGCGACCATCCGCAACGTGATGTCCGACCTCGAAGAGCTTGGGCTGGTGACCAGCCCACACACCTCCGCTGGACGAGTGCCGACGCCGCGAGGCTACCGGCTCTTTGTCGACACGATGCTGACGGTTGAATCGGCGGCTGACGAAGAAGCGGTGATGCGGGTGGTTCAGACCACGCTGCAAGCGGGCGAGCCGCAAAAAATCGTGGCTGCGGCGGCGAGCGTGCTGTCCAGCCTGACGCAGTTTGCCGGGGTCGTGCTGACACCGCGCCGTAGCCATGTCTTCAGGCAGATCGAGTTCATGCGTTTGTCCGACAAGCGCATTTTGCTGATCATTGTGACGCCCGAAGGCGACGTGCAAAACCGCATCATGGCGACCCAGCGCGACTTCTCGCCATCGCAACTGACCGAAGCGTCGAACTACATCAACGCGCATTTTGGCGGATTGTCGTTTGACGAAGTGCGCAGGCGTTTGCGCGAGGAAATTGACGAGCTGCGCGGCGACATGACGACGTTGATGCACACCGCCGTCACGGCCAGCACGGACGCCGCCGATACCGGCGAAACCTTGCTGATCTCGGGCGAACGCAACCTGCTGGAGGTTGCTGATTTGTCGTCCGACATGGCGCGTTTGCGCAAGCTGTTTGATGTTTTTGACCAGAAAACCAGCCTCCTTCAGTTGCTTGATGTGTCCAGCCACGCTCAGGGCGTGCAGATTTACATTGGTGGCGAATCGACTCTCGTGCCCCTCGAAGAAATGAGCGTGGTGACGGCTCCTTACGAGGTGAACGGCAAGGTGGTCGGCACGCTCGGCGTGATTGGGCCAACCCGGATGGCCTACAACCGGGTGATTCCGATTGTTGACATCACGGCGCGGCTGCTGTCGTTGACGCTGAACCAGAAGTAA
- a CDS encoding deoxynucleoside kinase, which translates to MSTPPLTVTAPSSQPPFRYIAIEGPIGVGKTSLAQRLAERWSMRTLFERPEDNPFLERFYRDTARYALPVQLHFALQRAQQVQEIAAHLPSTALITDFMMQKNSLFARLTLSEDEWQLYRMLAARIDTPAPTPDLVVYLQASPEVLFSRIQKRAVAMELQISDAYLRALCDAYNTFFYHYDQAPVLTVNAEHLNPLESEADLTLLAERIQTMRGRKEFFVKGTSL; encoded by the coding sequence ATGAGCACCCCGCCGCTAACCGTCACTGCACCGTCTTCGCAGCCTCCGTTTCGCTATATCGCCATCGAAGGGCCCATCGGCGTCGGCAAAACCTCGCTGGCGCAGCGGCTGGCAGAGCGCTGGTCAATGCGCACGCTCTTCGAGCGGCCCGAAGACAACCCGTTTCTCGAACGCTTTTACCGCGATACCGCGCGCTACGCGCTGCCAGTGCAATTGCATTTCGCGTTGCAGCGCGCACAGCAAGTCCAGGAGATCGCCGCGCATCTGCCCAGCACAGCGCTTATCACCGACTTCATGATGCAGAAGAACAGTCTCTTCGCACGCCTGACCCTGAGCGAAGACGAATGGCAGCTGTACCGCATGCTCGCGGCCCGCATCGACACCCCTGCGCCCACGCCCGATCTGGTGGTGTATTTGCAGGCCAGCCCTGAGGTTCTGTTCTCGCGCATCCAGAAGCGTGCCGTGGCCATGGAGCTGCAAATCTCCGACGCGTACCTGCGCGCCCTATGCGACGCGTACAACACGTTTTTCTATCACTACGATCAAGCACCGGTGTTAACCGTTAACGCCGAACATCTGAACCCGCTCGAATCAGAAGCGGACCTGACGCTACTCGCCGAACGGATTCAAACCATGCGCGGCCGCAAGGAATTTTTCGTCAAGGGCACCTCGCTTTAA
- a CDS encoding thioredoxin — translation MTSIPVDATAFATFDMQELSAETFDAALEAADDALAVVFFWGLDCFNCEVAKKAMLTQPEAIRALGLKWFHSNVYVHRDLGRRFMLHGVPTWFFFHRGKRLGRATGWHGLAQFEAAVAAARSKIHAAGGAEPVADAK, via the coding sequence GTGACTTCGATTCCCGTCGACGCTACTGCGTTCGCCACCTTCGACATGCAGGAGTTAAGCGCCGAAACGTTCGATGCCGCGCTTGAAGCTGCTGACGATGCGCTGGCGGTGGTCTTTTTCTGGGGGCTCGACTGTTTTAACTGTGAGGTCGCCAAGAAGGCGATGCTGACGCAGCCCGAGGCGATTCGCGCACTCGGGCTGAAATGGTTTCACAGCAATGTCTATGTCCACCGCGATTTAGGCCGGCGCTTTATGTTGCATGGCGTGCCGACCTGGTTTTTCTTTCATCGCGGCAAGCGGCTGGGCCGGGCCACCGGCTGGCATGGGCTCGCCCAGTTTGAGGCAGCGGTTGCCGCCGCCCGCAGCAAGATTCATGCCGCAGGCGGCGCTGAGCCAGTTGCAGACGCAAAATAA
- a CDS encoding RNA-binding S4 domain-containing protein: protein MNYRISTEPDARLRIDKWLWAARFFKTRSLAADAIEKGRIRVGGVHVKPARDVRVGELIEIEIDRMVWQVTVLGLCEVRGPATVAQTLYAETAESRVRRQQELERRKTFREPAATLHGRPTKRDRRIIDKLAGED, encoded by the coding sequence ATGAATTACCGTATCTCGACTGAACCTGACGCGCGTTTGCGTATTGATAAATGGCTGTGGGCGGCACGGTTTTTCAAAACCCGCTCACTGGCGGCGGATGCGATCGAAAAAGGCCGCATACGGGTGGGAGGCGTTCACGTTAAACCCGCACGGGACGTGCGCGTGGGCGAACTGATAGAAATCGAGATCGACCGGATGGTGTGGCAGGTGACAGTCTTGGGTCTTTGCGAGGTGCGCGGCCCTGCAACCGTCGCGCAAACGCTGTACGCGGAAACGGCTGAGAGCCGGGTGCGGCGGCAACAGGAGCTGGAGCGGCGTAAAACCTTCCGCGAGCCCGCCGCAACCTTGCACGGGCGTCCGACCAAACGTGACCGGCGCATTATCGACAAGCTAGCTGGAGAGGATTGA
- a CDS encoding chorismate-binding protein — MTVDDRHAVFALLDDCEATAAHPFSRLYTGFMHERVCADPARLNEICEALEADIRRGLHAVVLADYEWGYRLQLGLPPQPSCQLTQRGLPALRFLLFERCDKLARADVDAWLAQQDNGALTPSVAGTAGMRESVTPGEFSEAIDAIHAALSAGDAYQVNYTFRLAFEMFGAPCALYRRLRVRQPVRYGALMALPGEQWMLSCSPELFLQKQAATLSARPMKGTARRSSDPVVDQQAADFLAHDPKNRAENVMIVDLLRNDLARVADIGSVKVAGLFSLEAYASVWQMTSTVQARLRADRTFADVLRALFPCGSITGAPKHRTMQLIDALETTPRGLYAGAVGWLEAPAEGARCGDFCLSVAIRTLTLEAPGPRGLRCGTLGVGAGIVLDSRAVDEYQECQLKASFLTDADPGFQLFETMYASREDGVRHLSRHLARLSDSARWLNFSFDEAQVRTCLDRVLANLPALTPQRLRLALGKHGGPECVAMVLSPLPQPEVNVMLAPDHGFEPMQTSDALLQHKTTRRAAYDTAWRMAEAHGAFDMLFFNERGELTEGGRSNVFVKLDGRWWTPPLRSGVLPGVMRGVLLDDAVFGAAERVLTRDEVLRAEALMLSNALRGAMPARLV, encoded by the coding sequence ATGACGGTTGATGACCGGCACGCGGTGTTCGCGTTGCTCGATGATTGTGAGGCGACGGCTGCGCATCCGTTTAGCCGCTTGTACACGGGTTTTATGCATGAACGAGTGTGTGCCGATCCGGCCAGACTCAATGAAATCTGTGAGGCGCTTGAGGCAGATATACGCCGCGGTTTGCATGCCGTGGTGCTGGCCGATTACGAATGGGGCTACCGGCTTCAGCTTGGGCTTCCCCCTCAGCCTTCGTGTCAACTAACGCAGCGCGGCTTGCCCGCGCTGCGTTTTTTATTGTTTGAACGTTGCGACAAGCTGGCGCGTGCTGATGTCGACGCCTGGCTGGCGCAGCAGGACAACGGGGCGCTGACGCCCTCCGTAGCGGGCACAGCAGGCATGCGTGAGAGCGTGACGCCGGGCGAGTTTAGCGAGGCCATCGACGCGATTCACGCTGCGTTGAGCGCGGGCGATGCTTATCAGGTGAATTACACCTTCCGTCTGGCATTCGAGATGTTTGGCGCTCCTTGCGCGTTATACCGGCGCTTGCGTGTGCGTCAGCCGGTGCGCTATGGCGCGTTGATGGCGTTGCCGGGCGAGCAGTGGATGCTGTCGTGTTCGCCTGAACTGTTTTTGCAGAAGCAGGCGGCCACCCTGAGCGCGCGGCCGATGAAAGGCACGGCGCGCCGTTCTTCCGACCCCGTAGTTGATCAGCAAGCCGCTGATTTTCTCGCGCACGACCCGAAAAATCGCGCTGAAAACGTGATGATTGTCGACTTGCTGCGCAACGATCTGGCGCGTGTGGCTGACATTGGCTCGGTCAAGGTGGCCGGGCTTTTTTCGCTTGAAGCCTATGCCTCGGTATGGCAAATGACGTCGACGGTGCAGGCTCGCTTGCGAGCTGACCGGACGTTTGCGGACGTGCTGCGGGCGCTGTTTCCGTGTGGCTCGATTACCGGCGCGCCGAAACATCGCACGATGCAGTTAATCGACGCGCTGGAAACGACGCCGCGCGGGCTGTATGCCGGTGCCGTGGGCTGGCTTGAGGCACCGGCTGAGGGTGCGCGTTGCGGCGATTTTTGCCTGTCGGTGGCGATTCGCACGTTGACCCTGGAGGCTCCTGGCCCGCGCGGCCTGCGTTGCGGAACCTTGGGCGTGGGCGCGGGCATCGTGCTGGACAGCCGTGCCGTTGATGAATATCAGGAGTGTCAATTGAAGGCTTCTTTTTTGACCGATGCAGATCCGGGCTTTCAGTTGTTCGAAACGATGTATGCGAGCCGCGAGGATGGCGTCCGGCATCTGTCTCGCCATCTGGCGCGCTTGTCTGACAGCGCCAGGTGGCTGAACTTCAGCTTCGATGAAGCGCAGGTGCGAACGTGTCTGGATCGTGTGCTCGCCAACCTGCCCGCGTTGACACCGCAGCGCCTGCGTCTCGCGCTGGGCAAGCACGGCGGCCCTGAATGTGTGGCCATGGTGCTGTCACCTCTGCCACAGCCAGAGGTGAACGTGATGCTTGCGCCAGATCATGGTTTCGAGCCGATGCAGACCAGCGATGCCTTGTTGCAGCACAAGACCACCCGGCGCGCTGCCTACGATACCGCCTGGCGTATGGCCGAAGCGCATGGCGCATTCGACATGCTGTTCTTCAATGAACGTGGTGAGCTGACCGAAGGTGGCCGTTCGAACGTGTTTGTGAAGCTGGATGGACGCTGGTGGACGCCGCCGTTGCGGTCTGGCGTGTTACCCGGTGTGATGCGTGGCGTGTTGCTGGACGATGCCGTGTTCGGCGCGGCTGAGCGTGTGTTGACACGTGATGAGGTGTTGCGCGCCGAAGCGCTGATGCTGAGCAATGCATTGCGCGGTGCCATGCCCGCGCGTCTGGTTTGA